In Syntrophomonas wolfei subsp. wolfei str. Goettingen G311, a single window of DNA contains:
- a CDS encoding GNAT family N-acetyltransferase, translated as MEYRHFIEGKGIYLREVRPEDVNDNYYHWMNDDDITCYTESRFYPYSKEQLHAYVAALDGMADSVFLAIIEKSSERHIGNIKLGTINWIHRRADIGIIIGDKHYWGKGYASEAIDLLSEYAFSKLNLHKVWAGCYIDNIASIKAFEKAGFEREGIQKRHVYYAGEYVDVVLLGKFCETCDSFGG; from the coding sequence ATGGAATACCGACATTTTATTGAGGGTAAAGGAATTTACCTTAGAGAGGTAAGACCGGAAGATGTCAATGATAATTATTATCATTGGATGAATGATGATGATATTACCTGCTATACAGAAAGCCGCTTTTATCCTTATTCTAAGGAACAATTGCATGCTTATGTAGCTGCTTTGGATGGCATGGCGGATTCAGTTTTTCTGGCTATCATAGAAAAATCCAGCGAGCGACATATAGGTAACATTAAGCTGGGGACTATCAACTGGATTCACAGGAGAGCGGATATAGGGATTATAATAGGTGACAAGCATTATTGGGGTAAAGGATACGCTAGCGAGGCTATCGACCTGCTAAGTGAATATGCGTTCAGTAAATTGAATCTGCATAAGGTTTGGGCAGGATGCTATATTGATAATATCGCATCGATAAAAGCATTTGAAAAGGCCGGATTTGAGCGGGAGGGCATTCAGAAAAGGCATGTTTATTATGCTGGGGAATATGTGGATGTAGTATTGCTGGGCAAATTTTGCGAAACATGTGATTCCTTTGGGGGGTAA
- a CDS encoding cytidylyltransferase domain-containing protein: MNFVIVQARMGSTRLPGKVLKKVCGKHLLELQNERIQMVPGIDRIVIATTMAAGDDEIVRLCSKNGIECFRGSENDVLDRYYQAAISLGCKPEDTILRITADCPLIDPQVVASVLKLYDKAGVDYASNTDPPTYPDGLDVEVFSFAVLARTWQEAVLPSEREHVTPYIRKHPEFFIRVNLENDIDLSNLRWSVDEPEDFQLLRLIYENLYSRKKDFLMNDVLELLNQNPYYKEINRNFARNEGYQKSLLEDARLINTIKAVDNNGKS, translated from the coding sequence ATGAATTTTGTCATAGTGCAAGCACGGATGGGTTCCACCCGTTTACCGGGTAAGGTTCTTAAAAAGGTTTGCGGTAAACATTTATTGGAACTGCAAAATGAGAGAATTCAGATGGTTCCTGGGATTGACCGGATAGTAATAGCTACTACAATGGCTGCCGGTGATGACGAAATAGTTCGGCTATGTTCAAAAAATGGAATAGAATGTTTTCGAGGTTCTGAAAATGATGTACTGGACAGGTATTATCAGGCTGCTATTTCTTTAGGCTGTAAACCGGAGGATACTATACTGCGTATAACGGCTGATTGTCCTCTAATTGATCCGCAGGTAGTCGCATCCGTACTAAAATTATATGATAAAGCCGGGGTGGATTACGCTTCCAATACTGATCCGCCTACTTATCCTGATGGTCTCGATGTGGAAGTGTTTTCTTTTGCGGTGTTGGCCCGGACTTGGCAGGAGGCAGTTCTTCCATCAGAGCGGGAACATGTAACTCCTTATATAAGAAAACACCCCGAATTTTTTATCCGGGTTAATTTAGAAAATGATATCGACCTGTCGAATTTACGCTGGTCGGTTGATGAACCGGAAGATTTTCAACTGCTTAGATTAATTTATGAAAATTTATATTCCAGAAAAAAAGATTTTTTAATGAATGATGTACTGGAATTACTTAATCAAAACCCGTATTATAAGGAAATAAATCGAAATTTTGCGAGAAATGAAGGCTACCAAAAGTCTTTACTGGAAGATGCCCGCTTGATAAATACTATAAAGGCAGTTGATAATAATGGTAAAAGCTAA
- a CDS encoding aldo/keto reductase: protein MVKAKLCLGTVQFGLDYGINNKTGKPAEEQVFTMLDLAVAKGIEYFDTAAAYGNAEEILGRYFESRNLQKQVKVISKLRPNLITDDNYKAEAIVENEIRKSLARLKLDCLEGYLLHTPTDFYNQSIMNGLFLAKEKGLIRNLGVSIYETEHALDVAKSGIVDYIQTPYNVFDQRLDKTGFFSMAKAHGVTVFARSPFLQGLLFMEGDDIPAHLERARVYLHDFDEIIAKYSLKRVEAALFLSCLNPGIDYVVFGVDNMGQLTEDIEVFKQNSDIDFSCIGELKKHFINIEKEIIFPSLWARK from the coding sequence ATGGTAAAAGCTAAATTATGCTTGGGTACGGTACAGTTTGGCTTAGACTATGGCATTAATAACAAAACCGGCAAACCTGCTGAAGAACAGGTATTTACTATGTTGGATCTGGCAGTGGCGAAAGGTATAGAATATTTCGATACTGCCGCAGCTTATGGTAATGCTGAAGAAATCCTGGGCCGGTATTTTGAAAGCAGAAATTTACAGAAGCAGGTTAAGGTTATATCGAAATTACGGCCTAACCTTATTACAGATGATAACTATAAGGCCGAAGCGATAGTGGAGAATGAAATTAGGAAATCGCTGGCGAGGCTTAAACTAGACTGTTTGGAAGGTTACCTCTTGCACACACCGACTGATTTTTATAATCAGAGTATTATGAATGGTTTATTTCTTGCTAAAGAGAAGGGCTTAATCAGGAATCTGGGTGTATCCATCTATGAAACCGAACATGCACTAGATGTGGCCAAGTCGGGGATAGTGGACTATATTCAGACACCATACAATGTGTTCGACCAGCGCCTGGACAAAACCGGGTTTTTTAGCATGGCCAAAGCCCATGGAGTCACGGTATTCGCCCGCAGCCCTTTCCTGCAGGGTTTATTATTTATGGAAGGAGATGATATACCTGCTCACCTGGAAAGAGCACGGGTATATTTGCATGATTTTGATGAAATAATCGCCAAATACAGCTTGAAACGGGTTGAAGCAGCCCTGTTTTTGTCATGCTTAAATCCGGGAATTGATTATGTGGTATTTGGTGTTGACAATATGGGGCAATTGACAGAAGATATTGAAGTTTTTAAGCAGAATTCAGATATTGATTTCAGCTGTATAGGAGAATTAAAAAAACATTTCATTAATATTGAAAAGGAAATCATTTTCCCCAGTTTATGGGCCAGGAAATAA
- a CDS encoding aminotransferase class III-fold pyridoxal phosphate-dependent enzyme, with the protein MSERYHNSELLLERALKSIPLGTQTFSKSKTQYPYGVSPYFIKKGKGSHVWDVDDNEYIDFINGLASVTLGYNDHDVNAAVLEQLDNGVTFSLPHPLEFIVAEKIIEIVPCAEMVRFGKNGSDATAGAIRLARAYTHRDHVAVCGYHGWQDWYIGSTARNLGVPESTRRLTHIFTYNNIESLRLIFKQWPEQLAAVIMEPMNSTEPKNDFLLMVEELTHQNGALFIFDETITGFRYANGGAQEFFGITPDLATFGKGMSNGYPLSAVAGRADIMQLMEEVFFSFTFGGEALSLAAANATMTKLQEEPVLETMKNQGLKVIKGVEKLLAENGLQDVISITGHPSWAFLNFCDIPSYTLWELKTLFLQEMFSRGILILGTHNMNYCHSDEDIAILLHAYSEVLAIIREAIDNKSLDKLLRCKPLVPLFRLR; encoded by the coding sequence ATGTCGGAACGCTACCACAACTCTGAACTGTTATTGGAAAGAGCATTGAAAAGCATACCTCTGGGAACCCAGACTTTTAGCAAAAGCAAGACCCAGTATCCATATGGAGTTTCCCCTTATTTCATTAAGAAGGGCAAAGGAAGTCATGTTTGGGATGTAGACGATAATGAATACATAGACTTCATCAATGGCCTGGCCTCTGTTACCCTGGGTTATAACGATCATGATGTAAATGCGGCTGTGCTGGAGCAGCTTGATAACGGAGTTACCTTCTCCTTACCCCATCCCCTGGAATTTATAGTGGCGGAGAAAATAATAGAAATAGTTCCCTGTGCTGAAATGGTGCGATTCGGCAAGAATGGTTCCGATGCAACTGCAGGAGCTATACGCCTGGCTCGTGCCTACACCCACCGCGACCATGTTGCGGTTTGCGGTTATCATGGGTGGCAAGACTGGTACATTGGATCTACTGCCCGCAACCTGGGGGTACCTGAATCCACCCGGCGGTTAACGCACATTTTTACTTATAATAACATTGAGTCTCTGCGGCTTATCTTTAAGCAGTGGCCAGAACAGCTTGCGGCAGTAATTATGGAGCCGATGAATTCAACAGAGCCAAAAAACGATTTTTTATTGATGGTTGAAGAATTGACGCATCAGAATGGGGCATTGTTTATTTTTGATGAGACTATTACTGGATTCCGTTATGCTAATGGCGGAGCCCAGGAATTCTTCGGAATAACGCCTGATTTAGCTACCTTTGGCAAAGGCATGAGCAATGGATATCCCCTGTCAGCTGTCGCCGGAAGGGCTGATATTATGCAGTTGATGGAAGAAGTATTCTTTTCCTTTACATTCGGCGGGGAAGCTTTGTCTTTAGCCGCTGCCAATGCCACGATGACCAAACTTCAAGAGGAACCAGTCCTGGAAACCATGAAGAATCAAGGATTGAAAGTAATAAAGGGTGTTGAAAAACTGCTAGCCGAAAACGGGCTTCAGGATGTTATTTCCATTACCGGCCATCCTAGTTGGGCATTTTTGAATTTCTGTGATATACCATCCTATACCTTGTGGGAGTTAAAAACTTTATTCTTGCAGGAAATGTTCTCCAGGGGGATTCTTATTCTTGGAACTCACAATATGAATTATTGCCATAGTGATGAGGATATTGCTATATTACTACATGCTTATAGTGAGGTTCTGGCAATCATCAGGGAGGCAATCGATAACAAATCACTGGATAAGTTGCTTCGGTGTAAGCCTCTTGTGCCGCTGTTCAGGTTAAGGTAG